TATCAAGCATTTATGCACAGAGAACAAAGTGTTTCTCAGTAATGTGAACATGCCTTAGATACCAAGCACTTACGTTTGGATAATctcctaataaataaataactacttgaaaaattaatgaagtaGTTATAATTTTATTATCGACTTCATTAGCATACAGTGTTCTGTTAGTCAGAATCTTAGCTTAAGTGCTCTGGAAGGAAGTAGCCCTAGGTTTGAAAGCAGACTCATTTACTGGGTGTGTGACCTCAGTTTATAGGGATAATAATGGTTGGAATCATGGTAATAATATACAGGAGGCAGGTAATGCATGAAGAGACTTACTATGTGCCTGACATAGGGCACATTTTTCATAAAGGTCAGCTAACAGTAATAGCCATTATTAtaaacaattatctctctagaaacaaagcaaaagactTTTATAAGCTAACAAAGCTTTACTTCTCACTGTAAACCAAGTGCCAGTGACTGTGCGTGTGCTGCCTCAGTTTGCTCTCACTCACACAGCAGGTGCGCAGCTTGTTGACTTTGCTGTGGGCGCTGCAGGCCCAGGCCGTGGAGTGGGTGTAAGGTGCTTGTCCATGTCCCGCTTTGCTGGCGTTTTGTTGCACAACTGAGATGCTGTGAATGTGCAAGCTGGGCGTGACTTCGCTTTTCCTTAGGAAAATCTGTTCAGCGAGGTTGGgggggggtgggagaggaatCTGGGGGAGGGCTGAGATGTGAGCAACACAGTGAAACCGCCACACGGGGACAGCAGAGGGGCAGAAATGAGTTCAGAGAGCAAGTATGTATTAGGAGCCATGCCAAGAACAGCTTCTGCTCAACTGACTTTAAATAGACGACTCCGTCTAGTCACACATGAATCAGGAAAGGGTTCTGTTCAACATCAAAGCCTTGTTCAATTGAATCGTTGGTTCTCCCACATCCCacaaaagaaaacagcaacaatCTACACAAAAAGAACTAGTTTTTTCCAGTTAAGTTAGTTCTATGCAAAGTCTGTCTCTGCCCAGCGTCCTCCTACCCCCAAGGAAAATGTCATGACCATGCCCGCAATTTACATCTCCTTAACTTCTCCAGAGTGACAGCAGCCAACGCAGAGACCAGGCTGATGTGAGAAACAGAGATACATGGGCAAGACTAGATGCGGGAGGCAATAATCTTTTTCGTAATCATCTCTTAGTGAGGAGTGTGTTACTGGAGGGAAATAAAGATtgctattatattattatatgtacatgtgtttgtgtatacATAGACAtgcttatatatatgtatatataacaaatattttgtCCAAATAGTTTGGGAAGGTTGGCAGCAATTTTAAGACGCTGATTTGGTATGGGAACAGGAAGGCATAGCTTCAGCAGACGAGCGCGGGGTGTGTATGGACTGTAACACATGAGATGTCACGGACCTCGCAAACACAGCCTGATGCTAACTTGTTCCCAAGTTCCCATGATGAATGCCCCTACTTCTGCAATACATCAGACAGAGTGATAATGTCCATAATTACAGTCTCTCTGGCcggaggctgagggaggccagTCATTGAGGGGTGATTAGGATATTAAAACCAACatcctgttttctattttaaagctGCCTCAAAAAATCCCATGCTTTTTATGATGAGAAAACGGAGATGAGTGCTCCTTCACCTCTAACCATGAACCATCTAACATTCGAACTTCCAAGAACCAATCCATGGTTGTCTTGCAGACAGACATTGGCCCCGGACTTCCTGAATTGGAACTACATTGGGCAATATGAAATTAGTAAATTGCATGTTAAAGTCAAGCATGGCCGCGATGGAGGAACGGATTTCCTCCCCGACTGTAAATACTAGACACAACATATGGGAACATTATTTTCAGACATCAGACATCAGGCAACGCAGGAACACGATCCTTGAGGAAGAGAAGTGAGGTAAACTTGCGATGCTCTCTGCCCTTCTGCCCAGGGGCGCTTTCCAGACCACGAAGGTACAACCCAGGCAGGACGGAAGTGGAGGAGACAGTGATCAGAGGTGGCAGCCACGCAGGACAGCACCAGGAATATGAACAGAGATGCCTGGAGTCTTTGGCCAAGCTGGGCATGTAAAGAAGAAAGCTCCACGAGGCTAGTCAGAGAGAAATTACCAGGGACCTGAGCAACTACGGGACTGGGAGACATTTAATTTCTGACTGGCCAGAGGAGAGAGACTTTGCTGAAGCCTGGGATACTCAAGAGACGCTAAAAGTTACAAGCCTTGACAATAAGGCTAAACAATTTCCCTTAAAGACAGTCTAGAACTTCCCTGACCAGAATTAACTGCTTGTCAAGATGAAATTCAACCATCTTTATAGGAAGACAACATAACGCACTCAACAACGTCACATGCATGACGTCTAGTATCCAGTGAAAAGTGATCACATGTATGAAGAGGCACGAAAATATGACCCACAACCAGGAGAAAGATCAGACCCAGAAGTCACAGCACCGACTGAATTAGCAGACGCAACATTTAAAGCAGTGCTTATTAGTATGTTTATCAATGTCAGGGACATACAGGAAAACACGAAtcaaatgagagaaataaaagattacCTAGCACTGAAAAATACATCTGAAATGAAACATTCAAGTGATGAATTTAATACATTAGGCTCTTCAGAAAAAAGGACCGGAGAACTTGAAGAAGCAGCAATGGAAAtgactgaaaacaaaacacagaaagggaaggaggctggaaaaaaaatgaagagcctCAGTGACCCATGGGAAATATCAAATGATCTAACACATGTGTTATTAGATTCCTAGAAGGAGAAAGAGTGAAAAATTATCCACTCAGGGATCCAAAGTGTTAGTGAATATCAAGCacgatacacacacacacacacacacacacacacatacacaaaacagaCACTGTCATCAAATTGCTGAAAATTGGTGATAAAGAGGAAACGGTAAACTGAGCTTGAAGAGAAAGGACACGTTAAGCCCTGGGAGCTCAGAGAAGAAAATCACTGACTTCTCAATAATAGAGAAGTCAAGCAGACGATAACGGACATGTTTAACAAGATAAGAGAAAAACACCTGCCAGCCCAGGGTTTTATATATAGAAAGAATATCcctcaaagaagaaaatgaaatacagacaTTTTCAGATGTGCTGTGTGCTCTGTGAAAGCTCGTGTTCTCATCCTTAACACCAGAGCTCATGTCTGACGCATTCTGCCGTGCTCAACTcatatatttcttaaatgattAAAGCAGAAGATTTAGAAGCAAATTCTATTATCGTTTCTACTATTTAAGAAacgcagacacagaaaacaaacttatggtttctgagggggaaggggatggaaaggtataaactgggagttcgagatttgcaaacaGTTAACTACTGTATATGTAACAGATAAAcgagtttcttctgtagagcacagggaactatatattcaaCATCcatggtaacctataatgaaaaagaacatgaaaaccaatagatgtgtgtatatgtatggctgaaacattacactgtacaccagaaatggacacattgtaaactgactatacttcaagttaaaaaaaaaagaaagaaatgctgtatgaagtatatttatttgtttcattctgTACAAAGAGACATAAACTGCCTCCTTTGAGTGAATTGCTTATGGAAAGCAGTTAGCAAACAGCTTCTCAGTTTTTGAACATATTTAATGCCTCTATGCATGAAAGGGTAGTAAGGTCATTTGTGAAACCCCCTATTTTTATAATAGGCAGGCCTTCATGAAACCCACCCTAAAAGGAATAAGTCACCTCCGGACCAGTTGGCTACAGGATGGTAAGTGTCGCCGCGGGTAACTGCTGAATAATTATTGGCCTGGTACAGACCTGCTTGCACATCTGGACTCCACGTATTAGTTAAAAGCAAAGGCGGGTGGCTATTCCATGATCATCTCTCCTGTCTTTGTCCTCAAGGATGGGGTGTTTGGAAAACCAAAAGCGTACCTGAGCAGGCTACATGACAGTGGTTTCTCTCTTGTAGCGTCCCACGCCGGCACCACGTGTAACTGTTTATCTGAAAAATGCCATAGTCGATGCTTCCGTCCTCCAGGTTGGTCTGAGCTGTGGTGTTGTAGCGGCTCTCATAGTACGCCATGCAGATCCCTAGAGGAGGAAAAAGCCAGaaatgccaggaaaaaaaaaatgcattttctccAACCTGCTATTAAGGGAGAGCTCCCTTAAACATATTACACCAATGCTCTGCTCCGGACAAGCCCCTGGGAGAGGGTCAGGGCGGGCAGTGCACCCGAGGGGCACAGGGCGGGCAGGGTGGCACACCTAGTCAGTGGCTGAGCCTAGTCTAGACTAAATGTCAGGTCCGCCCCCTACAGGGCCAGCAAGAGTGGCActgctttttccttcccttgccgGACTCTGGGAGTGAGGACAGGAAGGacagggcagaggagaggagccCTCGACAGCAGTAGTGGATGACAAGTTGACATCTAGCAGCTGTCCCTCATGGGGTGGAACATTTACAAGCTGGATGTGAGTGTAGATGGGGCCTTTGACGTCTCTAGGGAGATCAAGGGAAGAAAGATAATAGGAAAGGAGAAATCTCACAGTTTCCAAGGGTAAAGCCCTGGTAATTGTCCAGGTTAGcccttgcaaatatttttgccaGTTTACAGCGAGTGTAGACTTTGGGCTCAGCGGCCATGGCCAGGCAGCCAATCAGGGTCAAAATGCTGGCAGCCTTCATCCCCAGACCTGTCGAAGGCAGAACCTGTCAAAGATCAGAGAGCAGGTCAGACAACTTTGCTTCATCCAGAGAATAGAAGTGTAGatcacaaagcctgaaatatttattatctggccctttatagcaAAAGTCCCTGGTGTACGGCAGAGAGCTAAACCCCAGCGTCATGCCAGGCACTGAGACGGAGACCAACCAGGTTGATGATACACAGCTTACAAATTCACTTGGTTTTCATCCCTTATCTTAGACTCATACTGGTCtcaaacaaatcaaaataaaacaaaaccccacagcAGTGGTGGCCCCAAGTACAACCTTCTTCATGCCAGAGGTTTCCCCTGCTGGTTCTTTGTGACAGGTGGCTTCATTAGAGTATCTGAGGTCATATTAAGAATGCAGATTCCCAACACCTGGCCCAGAGACGTCCCACAGGTGACTGTGGGGGAGAAACACAGCTCTACTTACTCAGGCAGTGATCGGCAGCTCACACCAGCTTCCCACATCCCATGAAGCCACCCCTGATTCTTACAAGGCACAGTGATCTTGGCCTCAACCAAGAAGCTTTCTTTAGAGCTTTAGAGAAAGAGGAATTCTTAACTCTTTTGTCTCCAACTGCCTAGAGATTCTAGAATTCTATTTCTTGGGACGTGGGGGAGAACTATTTTCTGGGCCTTTCTacctctcctttttcttcttcctcaacagccctcctccctgctcagCTCCTCCAAGGCCTCCCATCCAAGTGGGAGCTCTTCTCTAAATCAACAGTCTCCCAAGTTTATCACAAATCCATcaacaaagaaaattaagtatGTATCCCCAGTAGGTATATGTTAAATTATAAATCACACTCACATTCTTCTATACAAACAGGTTACATAAATTTACAAACATATACAAAACTAAAATTTGAATAAGAGTGAGATAGAGgtgaaattaacattcaaaagttATATTAAATAGCACAAAATGTCTTGCTATTATTgaattgttattattaataacatGTTTTCAGTGAGATCAAAATGATTGTAGAGGATTCATTAGTTCTGAAAACTTTAACACTTTGTGAATCAACAATTAAAGGGATAGTTTCAAGATCCATTAATTTCCACACTCAGATTTAATGGAACTTTGAAATTAATTCTCATTGTGATATGCAGATTTAAGGAAAAGAAGTTCTTGTTGGCTGCACAGAACAACCATtatattcttttcttaaattctATATCTCAATTAATAAAAGATTTGGTTGAAATTTAATTTGCCTAATACATTTTTACCTTTCCAGTTTTCAATCTTGACTTTTGCAGCTTAGTTAGAAATGATCA
This portion of the Camelus bactrianus isolate YW-2024 breed Bactrian camel chromosome 35, ASM4877302v1, whole genome shotgun sequence genome encodes:
- the LOC105071698 gene encoding lysozyme-like protein 1 is translated as MKAASILTLIGCLAMAAEPKVYTRCKLAKIFARANLDNYQGFTLGNWICMAYYESRYNTTAQTNLEDGSIDYGIFQINSYTWCRRGTLQERNHCHVACSALITDDLTDAIVCAKKIVKETEGMNYWQGWKKNCEGRDLSEWKRGCNVS